The window GAAATTGACCTTAATCCACCAATCACTGAACACATTATCCTCTAAAGATGGCGCAAGAACCTGGAGACCATCTTGTTGCAGCATGTAGAACCACACCTGCAGCCTCCTTGCAACATAAGAATCATTTCGGCGTATCATAAGACAGTCCAACTCATTTCAATGCTTACCCTTCTAGGTACTTTACTTTATCTGCATGCAGATATGGTCCAGTTTTATTGAGATACTCCTAATCTTGACTTCACTATGCTTTCAAAGGGCTGTTGGATTCCATAAGTTTCGGACCTTACAGAAAGCTTTATTGCAGTTATGCTCTTCCTGTACCGAAAGCTGAAGCTGTTGCTCAAGAGACATTGGCTGTCTGGTGTTCACTTGCTTCTCGTTTGGGAGTCTGGGCTTTGAAAGCTGAGCTGGAAGATTTATGCTTTGCTGTTCTTCAGGTTTTAATTCTATTTGACATATTGATTTACTGTGAAATGTTTACTTCGTACCATAGAACTTCAAGGAGTCTAACAGGCATCTAGATGCTTTGGAAATTTCAAAGAAACAATTTTCTTGTTGAAAGTGTGTATTCATTCAAATTGGTAAATCCATGCAAGGCACACAAACAAACCTTTGATGGTCTTCTATCCTTCACGCCTCCTTGGCTGGGCCCCAGTTTTGTAATTTGCCATTTTaccctttattttatttttgaaataaagttTCTCTGTAATGCACTTTCAtaatgtatgtatgtgtatattTTAGTTATTAAATACCTCTGTTATCCATGCAGCCTCAAATCTTCAAGAAAATACGATCTGAACTTACTTTAATGTGGAGTAGTACGGGCAAACCTAAAAGTATGAGAAGATCATCAATTAGAAGTGAATTGCTTGCCTCAATGAAAGATGGGCATATGGCATCTATCCAAGATTTGTTTAGTTCATGCAACCAAGAAAAACCAAATATGAAGGTGACTGTATTGTAAATTGCAAATGTTTGGGTTTTCAGTGATGCCTGTACACTGATCTTTTATTGTCAACATTGACATTTTTCATCAGTATTCTCATTTGCATTTCCTAATGGcatatttgtttttttaatattttcatATAACAGCAATTACCTCTTGTATGGACATATAGATATGAACAAAAGCAATGAATCATTCCTGATGTTCGTTGCCGGGTAGAGCATCCGTATGTGACATCCAGTATCTTAATATATGAATTATgctttctatgtgcaggacctATTGCAGGCTGTATTGCCATTTGACATCTTTTTGGATCGGAATAGGCGCTCGTACTTCCTTAGCAATGTCAATAGTAGTTCTGGAGAACCTATACCGAAACCTAAAATTGTTGGCGATGCTGCTGTTGCATTAGCATCTTTGGCATCTTGTGAGGAAGAACTTGAGCGAGAATTACTCATATCAACATCGTAAGCTCGATTCTTATTAATGTCCTGAGTGCACAAAACAGTCCCTCATTTTGTTACCATTGCAGAATACTAATATTGTAGTGATTTTTAATTCCTGAATTATGTAATTTCTTGTTTAGGTATATACCTGGGATGGAAGTGACTTTGTCGAGTCGACTCAAGAGTTTATACAGTATCTACTGCAAGGTATTACTATATATACAGAAAAATCAAGTGTGTTGTTTATAAGTACATGTCTCATCTACCATGACCTTAAAACGTAATTAGTTGTGCTGGAGTTTTGAGTTAAtcaaattatttttcttttggaGGAAATTATTATTTTTAGTCTAATCAAATTAGTGTTCTTGTATCAACTGCATTCTATGTGATGATTTCCTGAGTTACTAACCGTCTAACACATTCCATCTCACAGATGAAAAGGAAAGATGTAGGACTTAGACACGTGTATGATGTTCGAGCATTGAGGGTGATTGTTGGGGACAAAAATGGTGCATTGCATGGACCTGCTGTCCGGAGTTGTTACAGCATTCTTGATATAGTACACAGGTAattagcatcttttgctggaatTACTCATGTCAATGAGGCAAGACATACTAATGCATGACTTGATATAAGGAAAAAAACTTTAAAACATTTTACATGCGTGAACTTATTTCTGTATTACCTAATAACTAGGTCTTATCATGTTTGTCGCATGAAAGTTTGTTGTCGGTTAATTTGATATCTGTTTTTATATTTGATTTGAGTCCACAATGCACTAGATGATGTTTCAGTTTAAAACTTTTAAGTTGTTCGCTTTCAAGCTTCATAAATTGTCTGCTCTACCTGCAGGCTATGGACTCCAATTGATGGGGAGTTCGATGACTACATTATCAATCCTAAGGGTAGTGGTTACCAGGTAAGAATCATCTAACCTCAATCTACACATAACTTGCTTCGTTAATTTGAGGCAGTACCCTTAGCAACCTGGAGCCGGTAGCCCAGTCTAACATGCACATGTAGCCACTAGCCAGGATGAAATTTTCCAAATGTTAGCGTTCTGAGTTATTCAGTGGCACTGTTGTGGTGGCCCAGGTCCCAGGCTAGGAGTACGCCAGTTCCATTCATGGACTGGGCAAGAGTTGAACTGATTTGCTTACAATTGTAGGCTGCTGAAAATAGTAGTACACGTCTGATTCCTCCTCCTTTTTTGCTTATTAGTTTGCTGGGTTTTTTTTCTCTGTAGTCACTCCACACAGTCGTTCAGGCATCTGATAGCTCACGACTGGAGGTCCAAATTAGAACCCAGGTAAATAATTTTCTCTCTCTTATTTGAATAACTTCATATAGTTCATGCCTCATGTTTATCCTGATGGAGGCCACTCTTCACAGCGAATGCATGAGTACGCTGAACATGGACTTGCTGCTCATTGGCTTTATAAGGAGAGCAAAGTTGAGTACAGAGGTGGCATGAGTAAGAGAATAAGCCAAAGTACGTCGTATTCATCTAGTTCTTCAGAAGATGAAAGTTCTATATCAGATGATCTTCCATCAAAGTACAGTTCTTTGAAAGTGGGGCATCCGGTGCTACGAATTGAAGGTAGTCACTTGCTAGCAGCTGTCATAGTCAGGTATAGCATCATTCAGAAACAGAAACTGTATTTTATTCTGGAAGATCAACTTTCAGCTGATATCTGTTTATATCAATTTGCAGTATAGATAAAGGAGGGAAAGAATTGATTGTTGCTGTAAGTTTTAGCCTTGAAGCTTCTGAAGCTGTAGCTGAGAGAAGGTCATCTTATCAGTTGAAGCGTTGGGAAGCCTATGCTAGGCTTCATAAGAAGGTCAATGTGATAGCAATTTCACTCTTCCTGAGTTATTGTGATAATATTTTCTGTCTAATACAGTAATACCAACACTAATTTCAGGTTTCTGAGAAGTGGTGGTGTGCACCTGGACATGGTGATTGGTCAACAAATCTGGAGAGGTACACATTATGCCAGGATGGCATATTTCATAAGGTCTGTACTGTACAGGTGAAACATTATTATCTCTTTATCACTTTGTTTCGCTTCTGTCTTTTGTTTTGTTCTATATTTCCTGAGAATAGAGGACTGCTCTTGCGTGTACATTTGGAACCATTGAAGAAACTGAAAATTGTAGCAGTGACACAAGTTACTTTTTTTCCCCCTGAAGTCCTAATGTGCCATTTCAAGTCATGGTTATGATTATATCTTTACATCAATAATATCTTGTTGCAGCAAGACCAATTTGGGAGACTTTTGCCTACATTTATTCAAATAATTGATTTGacggaagaggaagaggaagagtaTTGGATGGTCGTATCTGCCATATTCGAGGGCAAAGAGACTTCCAGTCTACCATCTGAATCGAGTTATGCTGATAAATCGCCATCTGATCCTCCGAGTTCTACTCCATTAAGTGACCCCATCAACAATAAGGTTAGCTAGCCTACTCTATCTGTCTACATGTTCTCTCAATTTTGAGAAAGGAAAGCTTCTATACAGTCGTTGTAGCTGCTGTTCTTGCACCATTCAGTGTCTACATCTACTTATCTCTCTGTCTCTCAGCTTCTTTCATGTGGAATTGATAGGTATTCCAATTTCCAAAGGGAATATATGAATCCTTATTGTTTCCATGTGCTCCGACAGGTGCAATTGCTCAGGACCATGCTTCAATGGGAGGAGCAAGTTCATCGTGGCACATCTTTGGCAGAGAGAAGTCTTGGTGCAAGCACCTGCACAAAACCAATCCTGCATGAGGTGGCCATAATCTTCTGGCCAAACGGGAAGATTATGAGGATGAGCACTGGTAGCACAGCCGCTGATGCTGCTAGAAGAATGGGCGTTGAAGGGAAGCTACTTTGGGTCAATGGCCAACTAGTGCTGCCCCAAA is drawn from Panicum virgatum strain AP13 chromosome 1N, P.virgatum_v5, whole genome shotgun sequence and contains these coding sequences:
- the LOC120656911 gene encoding uncharacterized protein LOC120656911 isoform X3 is translated as MTPSPASTSASDSGMLGRRLALLPAAAAGARGATATRARMKVGCVLLDHVAPRLAVASTALVGAREVIAAAAAAGAGGSGAVHGAVASTLAQVAVTAVAIASGACLSTKVDFLWPRIEQLPDTLIFEGVEVTGYQIFEDPKVQKAIEFASTAHLGQFRRTGDPYVTHCIHTGKILAALVPSTGERAVNTVVAGILHDVVDDTSESLKSIEEQFGDDVASLVSGVSKLSYINQLLRRHRQKSTGGSTLTSEEANNLRVMLLGMVDDPRVVLIKLADRLHNMRTIYALPVPKAEAVAQETLAVWCSLASRLGVWALKAELEDLCFAVLQPQIFKKIRSELTLMWSSTGKPKSMRRSSIRSELLASMKDGHMASIQDLFSSCNQEKPNMKDLLQAVLPFDIFLDRNRRSYFLSNVNSSSGEPIPKPKIVGDAAVALASLASCEEELERELLISTSYIPGMEVTLSSRLKSLYSIYCKMKRKDVGLRHVYDVRALRVIVGDKNGALHGPAVRSCYSILDIVHRLWTPIDGEFDDYIINPKGSGYQSLHTVVQASDSSRLEVQIRTQRMHEYAEHGLAAHWLYKESKVEYRGGMSKRISQSTSYSSSSSEDESSISDDLPSKYSSLKVGHPVLRIEGSHLLAAVIVSIDKGGKELIVAVSFSLEASEAVAERRSSYQLKRWEAYARLHKKVSEKWWCAPGHGDWSTNLERYTLCQDGIFHKVCTVQQDQFGRLLPTFIQIIDLTEEEEEEYWMVVSAIFEGKETSSLPSESSYADKSPSDPPSSTPLSDPINNKVFQFPKGIYESLLFPCAPTGAIAQDHASMGGASSSWHIFGREKSWCKHLHKTNPA
- the LOC120656911 gene encoding uncharacterized protein LOC120656911 isoform X2; this translates as MTPSPASTSASDSGMLGRRLALLPAAAAGARGATATRARMKVGCVLLDHVAPRLAVASTALVGAREVIAAAAAAGAGGSGAVHGAVASTLAQVAVTAVAIASGACLSTKVDFLWPRIEQLPDTLIFEGVEVTGYQIFEDPKVQKAIEFASTAHLGQFRRTGDPYVTHCIHTGKILAALVPSTGERAVNTVVAGILHDVVDDTSESLKSIEEQFGDDVASLVSGVSKLSYINQLLRRHRQKSTGGSTLTSEEANNLRVMLLGMVDDPRVVLIKLADRLHNMRTIYALPVPKAEAVAQETLAVWCSLASRLGVWALKAELEDLCFAVLQPQIFKKIRSELTLMWSSTGKPKSMRRSSIRSELLASMKDGHMASIQDLFSSCNQEKPNMKDLLQAVLPFDIFLDRNRRSYFLSNVNSSSGEPIPKPKIVGDAAVALASLASCEEELERELLISTSYIPGMEVTLSSRLKSLYSIYCKMKRKDVGLRHVYDVRALRVIVGDKNGALHGPAVRSCYSILDIVHRLWTPIDGEFDDYIINPKGSGYQSLHTVVQASDSSRLEVQIRTQRMHEYAEHGLAAHWLYKESKVEYRGGMSKRISQSTSYSSSSSEDESSISDDLPSKYSSLKVGHPVLRIEGSHLLAAVIVSIDKGGKELIVAVSFSLEASEAVAERRSSYQLKRWEAYARLHKKVSEKWWCAPGHGDWSTNLERYTLCQDGIFHKQDQFGRLLPTFIQIIDLTEEEEEEYWMVVSAIFEGKETSSLPSESSYADKSPSDPPSSTPLSDPINNKVQLLRTMLQWEEQVHRGTSLAERSLGASTCTKPILHEVAIIFWPNGKIMRMSTGSTAADAARRMGVEGKLLWVNGQLVLPQTELKDGDIVEVRL
- the LOC120656911 gene encoding uncharacterized protein LOC120656911 isoform X1, which produces MTPSPASTSASDSGMLGRRLALLPAAAAGARGATATRARMKVGCVLLDHVAPRLAVASTALVGAREVIAAAAAAGAGGSGAVHGAVASTLAQVAVTAVAIASGACLSTKVDFLWPRIEQLPDTLIFEGVEVTGYQIFEDPKVQKAIEFASTAHLGQFRRTGDPYVTHCIHTGKILAALVPSTGERAVNTVVAGILHDVVDDTSESLKSIEEQFGDDVASLVSGVSKLSYINQLLRRHRQKSTGGSTLTSEEANNLRVMLLGMVDDPRVVLIKLADRLHNMRTIYALPVPKAEAVAQETLAVWCSLASRLGVWALKAELEDLCFAVLQPQIFKKIRSELTLMWSSTGKPKSMRRSSIRSELLASMKDGHMASIQDLFSSCNQEKPNMKDLLQAVLPFDIFLDRNRRSYFLSNVNSSSGEPIPKPKIVGDAAVALASLASCEEELERELLISTSYIPGMEVTLSSRLKSLYSIYCKMKRKDVGLRHVYDVRALRVIVGDKNGALHGPAVRSCYSILDIVHRLWTPIDGEFDDYIINPKGSGYQSLHTVVQASDSSRLEVQIRTQRMHEYAEHGLAAHWLYKESKVEYRGGMSKRISQSTSYSSSSSEDESSISDDLPSKYSSLKVGHPVLRIEGSHLLAAVIVSIDKGGKELIVAVSFSLEASEAVAERRSSYQLKRWEAYARLHKKVSEKWWCAPGHGDWSTNLERYTLCQDGIFHKVCTVQQDQFGRLLPTFIQIIDLTEEEEEEYWMVVSAIFEGKETSSLPSESSYADKSPSDPPSSTPLSDPINNKVQLLRTMLQWEEQVHRGTSLAERSLGASTCTKPILHEVAIIFWPNGKIMRMSTGSTAADAARRMGVEGKLLWVNGQLVLPQTELKDGDIVEVRL